The window CTTACCACGCCGGCCTATCCGCCGCCGAACGGCGCCGCGTCCAGAAGAGCTTTATGAGCGGCCGGCTCCGGGTGGTGGTGGCCACCGTGGCTTTCGGCATGGGCTTGGATAAAGCCGACGTCCGCGGCGTCGTGCATTACAACATGCCCAAAAATTTCGAGAGTTACGTGCAAGAGATCGGCCGGGCCGGGCGAGACGGCGAGCCGGCTCACTGCCATCTCTTCTTAGACCCGGAGGTAAACTCCTTGGTTTAAGGGAGGTGTTTCCCCCTAAATTTCCGGGGGGGTTTCCCTTAaatttttgggggggtgtgtgtttctcCGAACCTCCCCGCTGTCTCCTCAGGGTGGGGATCTCCACGAGCTGCGGCGCCACGTTTACGGCGACGCGGTGGATTTTTTCACCGTCAAGAAGCTGGTGGAGAAGGTTTTCTCTCCTTGCAAGTGCCTGGAGCTGCAACGGAAACGCCGGGACGTCGccggggtgagggaaggggccgAGGGCTTCGCTCCCGTGCTTTTCCCCAGCTCCTTAAACTCGTTAATTAACGAGCTAACGTGGTGGGAAAACGCTTTTTAATTGTTGGCCGGGCTGCGTTTGGGGGAGGTTAAATGGATTGagggaaagctggggagcagcGGAGCCGGGGCGAGGGGGAGGATCCGGCCAggaaggggcgggagaggagttGGGATGATCCCAAAAGGAACCTTTAACGGGTGACACGTCCCTCGCAGGACCGCGAGGCGGAGGACGCCGAGGTGGCCGAGCtcttggaggaagaggaggaggaggaggacggcggCGCGGCGAGGCAGAGCGGGCGGCGGGCGTGCTACAAGCACGAGCGAGCCATCCCCGTCCAACAAACCGTGGAGTCCCTGGATATCCGGGAAGAAGgtgaggcggggggcgggggggaaagatcCCCCGAGCGAAGCCGGCGGAGGAGATCCGAAGGGGATCACGGGGGATCCTCTCCCGCAGGAATCGAGACCCTCCTGTGCTACCTGGAGCTGCACCCGCGGCgttggctggagctgctgcctcccacctACTCCTCCTGCCGCCTGCGGTGCTACGGGGGACCCCGGCAGCTGCGGGCTGTGGCGCGGAGGTTAGAACCGCGCCGTGGGGCACCGCCGGCAACGCCACGGCCTTCCCTGTGCCGGGTGGGAGCCCCCGCCGCGGCGCTGGTGGCCGTTGGaggtgaccaaaaaaaaaaaaaatcaagctgtgaGCCACGGCAGCAgcgggtttttttggtgtttcccGCCCTCAGCTCTCCCCCCGTCGCCGTTTTCCTGGCCCGGGAGCGCCTGGCAGGGAGGGATCACGGTGCCGCCAGCTCCTTGGAATTCGACGTGGTCTCGTTGAGCGATTCCATGGGGTGGGAAGTGCCGCTGGTGAAACGCAACCTGCGCCAACTCCAGTGGGATTCGCGGTTGCGCCAAGGTACCGGGTTCTTCCGGGCCGGAGAAATCTTGGCCTCCGCATCTCGCTGGACGCCGGATCTCGGTGGGCATCGGCTCAACCAGCTCTTGGCGCCTTCAAGGCGGCAGCGAGGAAGGGAAGAGCGGGGTCCTGGTGGAATTTGGAGACTTGTCCTTCCATCTCCGCGTCTACGGTGACCTCAGTGACCAGGAGCTGGACTCCGTCTGCGACTTCCTCCACCGAAGGGTGGTGGCCCGGGAGAAGACGGCTCTTGGCCAACTCCGCGCCTGCTTCCGGGCCTTCCAGAGGTGAGAAAACCACCCGATCCCTGCGGATCCCTCTGTGTGGTggcccaccctcccctccctcccagtttgggaccAGTTTTGGtactgggaaggggaggaggttgACCACTGGGGCGCAGCGTGGCCTTCCGGACCTACGGCCCTCACCCtgcggaggaagaggaggagaggagctccCGCCTGAAGGCTCTGCTCAAGGACTACTTCGAGAAGGACCCGGCCGCGGAGCGTggctgcgaggaggaggaggaggaagaggaggaggaagatctCGGCACCGCCGAAGTGAGCAAATCCACTTTTATTGGGAGCCGTTTCCGGCTCTGAGGGTCGGCCGGTATTTCTGGGTCCGCGGCCGTTCCCCTTTAGACCGGGGATGGGGTttggggtgaggaagaggagggatgtaacacacacccccccgccccgccgcgtcCTTCGCAGCTGCGGGAATGGGAGAGCCAGATCCGCGCCGACATCCGTCATTTCCTCGCCATCCGCCAAGACGAGAAGTTCTCCGGCAGAGCCGTCGCCAGGATATTTCACGGCATCGGTAAGAGAAGGCTCGGGACGCCGAACCGGATTTTATTCTACCCCGGCTCCGGTGCTTTCCGTATCCTTTCCCTCCTAACCCGGGActtggggggggcggtgggggcgtTTCTCTCCCGGCTTCCCGCAGGCAGCCCTTGTTTCCCTGCCCAAGTTTACGGCAGCGACCGTCGGTTCTGGAGGAAATATCTCCATTTGGATTTCCACCGCCTCACCCGCCTGGCCACCGAGGAGATCCTGGCCGGCAGGTGAGGGGCAAGaggggggcacggcggggggggccACCTCGCCTATGCCGAGGGACAGCCGTGCCACGCTGGATGTCACCGCGGGGCCCCCCGCCGACGTGCCCCCCGCCTGGGACGAGCTTTTCCGTGCGCCGATGGGGATGTCTCTCTGGATTTTATTCTGGAATTAATAAAGGGCACTGActtttagggggttttttttgttcgtttcggggggttttttttattattatttttattgcgCCTGGGGTGTGAatgcggggccggggcgggggcgggggggaccgtcaccgggagggtgctggggggcgctgccgcagctctggcccccccccccccccccgccactatCTGCGTCGCCGCAGCGTGACGGCGAGGAGCCGGAGCAGCCAGCCCCGCttgtccccctttccccccaaaattgggtgctcttccccgccccccccccccagcacccagctctcgGGGGAGCTCCGGGGAGGGTGaagccttcccctccccccccccacccccccacaaccAGTTTGGGTTTTGCCCCCGGCAGCAGCTCGTGGGCGACCCCAAAGCTTCCCAAGGGTGGAAAAGTGGTTTCCAACTGGAGAACTTCACGCCCCAGTTTCCTCCCGGCGCCGGGCTGGGGCGGGACGCGCCGTCCCGTGCcgggttgagggggggggggaaggtgtggcGTCGCGGCAACCGCCCCAGCGCGGTGCCAAAACCCTTTTAAACGTtaactggtggcactgggggcccccagcccctgccctccccacgcCACACGGCCTTCCTCCATCTCTTcctccatctctcctcctcctcctcctcggaaACGTCGGCTCGCGGCACGAGCCGAGGGCTGGCTGCGGCGCCGGagctttcctcctcatcctcttccttTTTTAGGTTTTCCCGGCGGCGTGCCGGAGGAGGGAGGCGGTGAGGGTCCGCCGGTGGCCGGAGCGTCGGAAAAGGGGACAGCAGCGGGGACTCGCCGGCCTTCCGTCACCGGTGCGTCTCGTGGTAAGCGCCAGTGGTGGGACTGGTGGGCTCGGGATACTCCCCGGAGAGTGGGTCGggaccttctccccagggatcagGATGGGTTGGGAtcttctccccagggatgggaTCTTCTCCCCAGGGATGAGGGTGGGTCAGGAtcttctccccagggatgggaccttctccccagggatcagGGTGGGTCGGGAtcttctccccagggatgggaccttctccccagggatcagGGTGGGTCGGGATCTTCTCCCCGTGGATGggaccttctccccagggatgagGGTGGGTCGGGACCCTCTCCCCGTGGATGggaccttctccccagggatgagGGTGGGTCGGGACCCTCTCCCCGTGGATGggaccttctccccagggatgagGGGGGGTCGGGACCCTCTCCCCGTGGATGggaccttctccccagggatgagGGGGGGTCGGGATCTTCTCCCCAGGGATGAGGCGGGGTCGGGACCCTCTCCCCGTGGATGAGGGGGGGTCGggaccttctccccagggatgggaccttctccccagggatcagGGTGGGTCGggaccttctccccagggatgggaccttctccccagggatcagGGTGGGTCAGGATCTTCTCCCCATGGATGGCATCTTTTCCCCAGGGATCAGGGTGGGTCGGGACCCTCTCCCCGTGGATGGGATCTTCTCCCCAGGGATCGGGGGGGTCGTGACCCTCTCCCCGTGGATGGGATCTTCTCCCCATGGATGggaccttctccccagggatcagGGTAGTCCCCGtcctccgcagcccccccgccatggccctgccctgggctctgctgctgctcggcGAGGTCCTGGTGCAGGATGCGGCCACCCAGGGCTGCGTCCTCCCGCCGGCTGGTGAGTCCCAACCCTTCGCCCGTCCTCACCGGTGGCCCCGTCCACGAGGCAGCTCCCGGTGGGATGAAACCTGGCCGGGACGTCTCGGTGATGGGCTGTGGCCACCCCCCACCTCGGCAGCTTATAACGCGGCGCTGGGGCGCCCGGCCAGCCAGTCCTCCGTCTTCCCCAACATCAGCATCGCCGCCAACGCGGTGGACGGCAACCGGGACGGGGTTTGGCAACACGGTTCCTGCTCCCGCACGCTGTCGGAAAGGGAGCCCTGGTGGAACGTGGACCTGGGCGGGCGGCGAGCGGTGGCGGCCGTGGTGGTGAAGAACCGGCAGGATTGCTGCTGGGAACGGCTGCGGGGAGCGCAGGTCCACGTCGGGGACGCGCCGGGCGAACGCGGCAAGGACAACCCCATGTGAGCCCCGGAAACGTGGCGGGATTTTTAAGGGGGTGGCAGCGAAATCCCGGTGATTTTTTAGGCGACGCCGGCGTCCACCATCTCCTGAACTTCGTCTCTTCCTCCCCGGCAGCTGCGGCACCATCACAGACGCCGGCCCCGGGTCGCTCAGCACCGTTTGCTGCGCCGGGCTGCAGGGTCGCTACGTCTCCGTCCTCCTCGCCGGCCGGGAGGACGCGTTGGTGCTGTGCGAGGTGGAGGTGGTGCTGCAGGGCTGCGTCCCGCTGCCCGGAGGTGAGGGGCTCAccgggggcagggcagggggccgGCAGGGTGGCAACCGGAGCCGGCAGCTTCGTGCCACGCTCCCTTCGGTAATTGCAGCCCCCAACGTGGCGCGGGGCCGCGCCGTGGCCCAGTCGTCCACGCGGAACGACATCAGCTTGGCCGCCAACGCCGTGGATGGGAATGGCGACGCCGATTGGGAACGGGGCTCCTGCTCCCACACCGAGAAAGAACCGGAGCCGTGGTGGCGCGTGGACCTGGGTGGCCGGCACCTCGTCTACGCCGTCGCCGTCACCAACCGCCGCgactgctgctggcagagcctcCTCGGCGCCCAGGTCCACGTCGGGGACTCCCTGGCCGACCACGGCAAGCGTAACCCCGTGTGAGTGGGGTCCCCGGCGAGGTCCCCCGGCGCGGCGCGGGACTTTCCCCGCCGGTGGTAGCCGTGACTCTTTCCCCTCCCGGTAGCTGCGGGGCCATCTTGGACACCGGCCCCGGCTCCACCACCACCGTCTGCTGCAACGGGTTGCCGGGTCGTTACGTCTCCATCATCATCCCCGGCCGGGAGGATTTCCTCGTCCTCTGCGAAGTGGAGGTGACGGCGCAGAGCTGCGTCCCCCCGCCTGGCGGTAAGGACCGAAAGGCGGCACCCCCTCCCGTCCCCATGGGCAAATTGCCGGCGCGTGCCGCGTGGCCACCGGCGAGCGCTGACCTCCCTGAGAACCGCAGGGGGGGATTTGGTCCCTGCCGCTGTCACCATCCccctggtgtgtccccccccagcccaaaacCTGGCCCTGCGGTGCCCGGTGGCACAGTCCTCCACCGCCGGCCGCCTCGGCAGCGCCATCAACGCCGTGGATGGGAACCGGGATGGTAACTGGCACCACGGCTCCTGCTCCCAAACCCAGAGGGAACCGGAGCCGTGGTGGACAGTGGACCTGGGCCGACCCCGCGCCGTGGCGGCCGTGGTGGTGAGAAACCGGTTGGATTGTTGCTGGCACCGCTTGAAGGGCGCCCGCGTCCACGTCGGGGACTCCCTCGCCGGCCACGGCACCAACAACCCCGTGTGAGTGTCGCCGCGCCGGCCCTGCCGTGCACGGCCGCTTCTTCGGTGCCTCgctcatcatcctcctcctcctccctccccggcagTTGCGGCACCATCACGGACACCGGGCCCGGCTCCACCAGCACCGTCTGTTGCCGAGGGCTGCGCGGCCGCTACGTCACCATCACCGTCCCCGGCCGGGAGGAGCGGCTGAGCCTGTgcgaggtggaggtggtggagcaGGGCTGCGCCGCGCTGCCCGGCGGTGAGCgggcttggtgggggggggaaggatgacACCGGGAAGGCATTTTTTGGGGACACGTCAGCCCCAACCCGCCTGTCCCCCGCAGCCCACAACGTGGCCTTGGGTCGCCCGGCCACCCAGTCCTCCCTGCTGGATGCCACCAGCGGCGCCGCCAACGCCGTGGATGGGAACAGGGACGGCAACTGGGAACACGGCTCTTGCGCCCACACCCTGGAGGAGCCGGAGCCCTGGTGGCGCGTGGATCTTGGCCGCCGGCACCTCGTCTACGCCGTGGTGGTGAAGAACCGCCTCGActgctgctgggagaggctgaAGGGCGCCCAGGTCCACGTCGGCGATTCCCTGGTCGACCGCGGCCGCCGCAACCCCGTGTGAGCCCAACACCCCGTCAGCACCGCCGGCATTTCTGCCGCCACAGCGCCGgctcatcatcatcctcctcctcctcctcctcctccttcttctcccgGCAGCTGCGGCATCATCACGGACGCCGGCCCCGGTTCCCTCAGCACCGTCTGCTGCCACGGCCTTCGCGGTCGTTACgtctccatcctcatccccggCCGGGAGGACGCTCTGGCGCTGTGCGAGGTGGAGGTGATCCGGCAAGGCTGCGCCCCGCTGCCCGGAGGTGAGGCGCCGGCGGAGattccaccccccgccccccatcatCCCCAAAACATCTTCTCCTCGGCCACGGCGGCGcccaccccctcccctcgcccTCTTTGCAGCCCCCAACGTGGCGCGGGAGCAGCGGGCGACGCAATCCTCCACCTCCAACCCTTCCGGCCTGGCCTCCAAGGCGGTAGACGGTAACCGGGACGGGATTTGGCAACGCGGTTCCTGTAGCCACACGCGCCGGGAACGAGAGCCCTGGTGGAGCGTGGAcctgggcgggcggcgggcggtggcggcCGTGGTGGTGAAGAACCGGCAGGATTGCTGCTGGGAACGGCTGCGGGGAGCGCAGGTCCACGTCGGGGATGCGCCGGGCGAACGCGGCAAGGACAACCCCATGTGAGCTCCGGAAACGTGGCAGGATTTTTAAGGGGGTGGCAGCAAAATcccggtgattttttttttttttttttttttttttggcgacATCGGCATCCACCATCTCCTGAACTtcgtctcctcttcctctccggCAGCTGCGGCACCATCACGGACGCCGGCCCCGGGTCGCTCAGCACCGTCTGCTGCCACGGGCTGCAGGGTCGCTACGTCACCGTCACCGTCCCCGGGCGGGAGGAGCAGCTGGCGCTCTGCGAGGTGGAGGTCTATGGCGGCGTCCCCGAGCTCTGAAGGGGGGCTCACGGGGACGGCGCTggtgtcccccccttccccgtgccACCCCTCtttgtccccgtcccctccctgtcACCCGTGTCCCATGGGATGCTGTCCCTTCTCCATGGCCACCTCTGGCTGGAGGTGGCACAGGGACCGCTCCCACCCCATGATGGAGCCAACGAGGACATGGATGTCCCCTGccatgggtgtccccatgggtgtccccatgggtgtccccatgggtctCCAGGGGCCACGCTCCCACCCCGTAGTGCATCTTCTGGGGCCACCTCAAAGTTCAGGTGGTCTCGCTGCTCCCGGGGCCGGGCAGAATTGTCTCCAAGGGGACTGGAGGAATGTCCCAAAGCCACCCCATGTCACCGGGGCTCAGCCGTGGGCCATCAGCCAGGATCTGGCCACACCGCGGGGGGTCTCCTCCGAAGCCGGATTGGGTCCCCATGGTATCGGACGCCCCTCGTGGCGGTGACAATAAATGCTGCCATGGTCACCGTCTGCCATTTGTGCCTTTCCTTGGGCTCCCCCCGGTGCAGccacgtgtgtccccccccaccccgggacgcCGCGGCGGTGGGTTCCGGCAGGGCGGCAGCGTCAGGAGAACTGGCGCAGGAAGGCGGCGTGGAAGCGGGTGAGGGCGAGCAGGATCTGCTCCAGCATCGCGGCCGGTGGCAGCAGAGACAGCCTGGCGGGGGAGAGGGGACAACTGGGGAGGCGACGTGGACATTGGAGATGGGGATGGTGGAgatggtggggatggtggggatggtggggatggtggggatggtggggatggtggagatggggatggtggagatggtggagatggggatggtggagatggtggagatggggatggtggagatggtggggatggggatgggggatggagatggggatgaagatgatggggatgggggatggagatggggatgaagatgatgggtggggatggagatggggatgaagatgatgggtggggatggagatggggatgaagatgatgggtggggatggagatgatggggatgggggatggagatggggatgaagatgatgggtggggatggagatgatggggatgggggatggagatggggatgaagatgatgggtggggatggggatggggatgatgggtggggatggggatggggatggggatgatgggtggggatggggatgatggaggATGGGTGTGGATGATGGATGGGGATGAAGAGGGAGATGATgggtggggatgatggggatggagatgggggtggAGAAgatgggtggggatggggatggagatgatgggggatggagatggggaggatggatggggatgatggaggatggagatggggatgatggatggggatgatggggaggatggatggggatggagatggggatggggatgatgggggatgaagatggggaggatggatggggatgatggaggatggagatggggaggatggatggggatggagatgatggacggggatggggatgatggggaggatggatggggatggagatggggaggatggatggggatggagatggggaggatggatggggatggagatggagatgatggatggggatggagatggagatgatgggtggggatggggatgatgggggatggagatgggtatgatggggggggatggagatgggtatgatggggggggatggagatgggtATGATGGGGGGGGATGGGTatgatggatggggatggagatgggggtggAGGTGATGGGTGGGAatgaggatggagatggtggaggatggaggtggagacgatggatggggatggagatgatggGTGGGGATGTGGATGATGGGGGATGGAGATAgggaggatggatggggatgatgggggatggggatggagatggggatgatgaatggagatggagatgatggatggggatgatgggggatgaagatggggaggatggatggggatggagatggatgaGATCTGTACAGGTACAGTGACAAGGGTGGGGCaggccagggatggggcagagggcCCTCAGGACAACACGATGGAGTGTCTCCAATCCCAcctccccctgagccccccccactccctgccccccacccaacccccccaagTTACACGATGTGGTGGGTGCCCTCCGGCTGCCCAAACTGGCTCCCCGGGGCCACCGTGATCCCCGTCGCCTCCCGCAGCTTCTGGCAGAAGAAGACATCGGGCTCCAGGCCCAACGCCTGGGGACAAGAGAGGGGAGGGTcaccctgtccccagggtgccccgtGGCCCCAGGGTTCCCCACACTCCCGTGGTGTCCCATGTCCTTGGAATGGCTCGTGTCCCCAAGATGCCCCATACACCCACGCTGTCCCACATCCCTGGGATCACTCCTGTCCCCACCATGCCCCGTGTCCCCAAGATGCACTGTAGTCCCACGGTGTCCCACCTCCCATGGTGTCGCAAGTCCCCAGGAAGCCCCACACCGCAGGGTTCCCCACACTCTCAGGGTGTCCCACATCCCCAGGATGGCTCCTGTCCCCAACATTCCCCATGCTCTGGCTTGTCCCATGTCCCCGGGATGTCCCATCTCCCATGGTTGTCCCATCTCCCAagatgtcccatgtccccaggatgTCCCATACTCCAAGGTTTCCCATCTCCCACGGTTGTTGCATCTCCCACAGTGTCCCATCTCCCATGATGTCCCACGTCCCCAGGACGCCCCACACCACAGGGTTCCCCACACTCTCAGGGTGCCCCATATTCCCAGGATGGCTCCCGCCCCCAGGACGTCCGACGTCCCCAAGATGCCCCATACTCCAAGGTGTCCCATCTCCCACGGTGTCCCAGGATCCCAGGATGCCCTACACCGCAGGGTTTCCCACATTCCTAcactgtcccatgtccccaggatgccccatgtccccaggatgcCCTGTACTCATAACGTGTCCCATCTCCCAAGATGTCCCAGGTGCCCAGGACGCCCCACACCACAGGGTTCCACACACTACCAGGTTGTCCTATGTCCCCGTGATGGCTCCTGTCCCCAACATTCCCCACGCTATGGCTTGTCCCAGGTCCCCAAGATGTCCCACATCCCCAAGATGCCCTTTATTTCCATGGTGTCCCATCTCTGAtggtgtcccatgtccccaggacGCCCCACACCGCAGGGCTCCACACACTCTCAGGGTGTCCCACATCGTTGGGATGGCTCCTGTCCCCAACGTTCCCCATGCTCTGGCTTCTCCCAAGTCCCCAagatgtcccatgtccccaggatgTCCCATAATCCACGGTGTCCCATCTCCCATGGTTGCCCCATCTCCCACCGTGTCCCATCTCTGATGGTGTCCCACGTCCCCAGGACGCCCCACACCGCAGGGTTCCCCACACTCCCACACCGTCCCACGTCCCCGGGATGgctcccgtccccatcccgccctgctccccgcggccccgcaccccgggggtgtcccctccccacctccccgtCCCCCGGGCGCTCACCCGGGCCTGGCGCTGGGCGCGGGGCGGGAGCTGGATGCGGGGGAAGGCGCGGGCACCCCCCTGCACGGGCCGGCAGCGGATGCCGGGGGCCCGGCCCAGCACCTCCTGCACCAGCCGGGCGTTGTGGGCCAGGTCCcggagcagcccctgcctgtgctggggtgggatgggattgggattgggatgggatggggtggggaatGGGGTGGGATTgagatgggagatgatggggatgaggattggggtggggatggggatgggatggggatgggagatgatgggaatggggatgggatggggatagatggggatgggatgggagatgatggaaatgggatggggatggatggggatgggatgggagatgatggggatgggatggggatgggatgggatggattgggatgggagatgatgggaatgggatggggatggggaatggggtgGGATTgagatgggagatgatggggaggggttggggatggaagatgatggggatgggatgggaatgggaatggatggatggggatgggggtggagatgggatggggatggggatgggatgggagatgatgggggtggggatgggat of the Larus michahellis chromosome 2, bLarMic1.1, whole genome shotgun sequence genome contains:
- the LOC141739881 gene encoding uncharacterized protein LOC141739881, producing MDGTFSPGIRVVPVLRSPPAMALPWALLLLGEVLVQDAATQGCVLPPAGESQPFARPHRWPRPRGSSRWDETWPGRLGDGLWPPPTSAAYNAALGRPASQSSVFPNISIAANAVDGNRDGVWQHGSCSRTLSEREPWWNVDLGGRRAVAAVVVKNRQDCCWERLRGAQVHVGDAPGERGKDNPICGTITDAGPGSLSTVCCAGLQGRYVSVLLAGREDALVLCEVEVVLQGCVPLPGAPNVARGRAVAQSSTRNDISLAANAVDGNGDADWERGSCSHTEKEPEPWWRVDLGGRHLVYAVAVTNRRDCCWQSLLGAQVHVGDSLADHGKRNPVCGAILDTGPGSTTTVCCNGLPGRYVSIIIPGREDFLVLCEVEVTAQSCVPPPGAQNLALRCPVAQSSTAGRLGSAINAVDGNRDGNWHHGSCSQTQREPEPWWTVDLGRPRAVAAVVVRNRLDCCWHRLKGARVHVGDSLAGHGTNNPVCGTITDTGPGSTSTVCCRGLRGRYVTITVPGREERLSLCEVEVVEQGCAALPGAHNVALGRPATQSSLLDATSGAANAVDGNRDGNWEHGSCAHTLEEPEPWWRVDLGRRHLVYAVVVKNRLDCCWERLKGAQVHVGDSLVDRGRRNPVCGIITDAGPGSLSTVCCHGLRGRYVSILIPGREDALALCEVEVIRQGCAPLPGAPNVAREQRATQSSTSNPSGLASKAVDGNRDGIWQRGSCSHTRREREPWWSVDLGGRRAVAAVVVKNRQDCCWERLRGAQVHVGDAPGERGKDNPICGTITDAGPGSLSTVCCHGLQGRYVTVTVPGREEQLALCEVEVYGGVPEL